A stretch of Brevundimonas naejangsanensis DNA encodes these proteins:
- the ccmI gene encoding c-type cytochrome biogenesis protein CcmI, producing the protein MTIFWIMTAMATALAGLVVLSGARRGAEAEGAVDREAGARELAELDRLKARGLLDEAGWTAARAEAGRRLLAARRADRRPVARPADRYWVLGGLGLTAAATLGLYVALCAPGLKDQAYETRVREWAATPEALEPAQVAAVLGQVVKDRPDDRLALTMLGAARFEAGDPIGAASAFRRALALQPDDAQSWARLGESLVRANGGAVDGDAEAAFRQAVKLDPDQLGARFYLGDAALARGDRTEAEAMWAPLIAVLDPADPRRADLQRRLAEAAR; encoded by the coding sequence ATGACGATCTTCTGGATCATGACGGCCATGGCGACCGCCCTGGCGGGGCTGGTGGTGCTGTCCGGCGCCCGGCGCGGCGCGGAGGCCGAGGGCGCCGTCGACCGCGAGGCGGGCGCGCGCGAACTGGCCGAGCTGGACCGGCTGAAGGCGCGCGGCCTGCTGGACGAGGCGGGATGGACCGCCGCCCGGGCCGAGGCCGGGCGTCGCCTGCTGGCCGCCCGCCGCGCCGACCGTCGCCCGGTCGCGCGTCCGGCTGACCGCTATTGGGTTCTGGGCGGCCTGGGGCTGACGGCGGCGGCGACGCTGGGCCTCTATGTCGCCCTCTGTGCGCCGGGCCTGAAGGATCAGGCCTATGAGACGCGCGTGCGCGAATGGGCCGCGACGCCCGAGGCGCTGGAGCCCGCGCAGGTCGCGGCCGTGCTGGGGCAGGTGGTCAAGGACCGGCCCGACGACCGGCTGGCCCTGACCATGCTGGGCGCCGCCCGGTTCGAGGCGGGCGATCCTATCGGCGCGGCCTCGGCCTTCCGCCGCGCCCTGGCTCTCCAGCCCGACGACGCCCAGAGCTGGGCGCGGCTGGGCGAAAGCCTGGTGCGGGCCAACGGCGGGGCGGTCGACGGCGACGCCGAGGCGGCCTTCCGCCAGGCGGTCAAGCTGGACCCCGATCAACTGGGCGCGCGCTTCTACCTGGGCGACGCCGCCCTGGCGCGGGGCGACCGGACCGAGGCCGAGGCCATGTGGGCGCCGCTGATCGCCGTCCTGGACCCGGCCGACCCGCGGCGCGCCGACCTGCAGCGCCGCCTGGCCGAGGCCGCGCGATGA
- a CDS encoding sensor histidine kinase: MSDAGAIEPPAKPQKNEWGRWFGRPGKSLTRRLIWLASAWILVALLVTGVVLTSVFQESALRRLGNTLSETIDEAVVAATITHEGEVLIGEIRDARTERLLSGKYWMVAEPTSDGRLRVVARSASLGRADLDYAPDLAARLKAAFGQTISYNAADGPKGEPLRIAASMKSLPNRAAPVVFFAGVDRSDVDADARQFATVTWVAMLLLGAGLVSAVFIQVQVGLRPLYDLRDEISDVRKGRSHRIEGVYPVEIQPLAQQVNRLLAHNQETVERQRTHVGNLAHALKTPLAVMLAEAGTREGFLPDLIRRQAKVMQDQVDHHLRRARAAARAAHGLGERTPVGEVLDEMAVMLERVFEAKGVEIDWRAPDDLAFLGERQDLQEIFGNLIENAAKWCKRRVRISAGPSTTGQMIAVVEDDGPGLPADQRDTALKRGTRMDEDTPGTGLGLSIVDELTRAYGGRVTLGDSDMGGLKVVLELPAAEG, translated from the coding sequence ATGAGCGACGCCGGGGCGATCGAGCCGCCCGCCAAGCCGCAGAAGAACGAATGGGGCCGCTGGTTCGGCCGCCCTGGCAAGTCGCTGACTCGGCGGCTGATCTGGCTGGCCTCGGCCTGGATCCTGGTGGCCCTTCTGGTGACCGGGGTGGTGCTGACCTCGGTGTTCCAGGAATCGGCCCTGCGCCGCCTCGGCAACACCCTGAGCGAGACCATCGACGAGGCGGTGGTCGCCGCGACCATCACCCATGAGGGCGAGGTCCTCATCGGCGAGATCCGCGACGCGCGCACAGAGCGGCTGCTGTCCGGCAAATACTGGATGGTGGCCGAACCGACGTCGGACGGGCGGCTGCGGGTCGTGGCGCGCTCGGCCTCCCTGGGGCGGGCTGACCTGGACTACGCCCCCGACCTGGCCGCCAGGCTGAAGGCGGCGTTCGGCCAGACCATCAGCTACAACGCCGCCGACGGCCCCAAGGGCGAGCCCCTGCGCATCGCCGCCAGCATGAAGTCCTTGCCGAACCGGGCCGCGCCGGTGGTCTTCTTCGCCGGGGTGGACCGGTCCGACGTGGACGCCGACGCGCGCCAGTTCGCCACCGTGACCTGGGTCGCCATGCTGCTGCTCGGCGCGGGCCTGGTGTCGGCGGTCTTCATCCAGGTCCAGGTGGGCCTGCGTCCCCTCTACGATCTGCGCGACGAGATTTCCGACGTGCGCAAGGGGCGCTCGCACCGGATAGAGGGCGTCTATCCGGTCGAGATCCAGCCCCTGGCCCAACAGGTCAACCGCCTGCTGGCCCACAATCAGGAGACGGTGGAGCGCCAGCGCACCCACGTCGGCAACCTGGCCCATGCCCTGAAGACGCCGCTGGCGGTGATGTTGGCCGAGGCGGGGACGCGCGAAGGCTTCCTGCCGGACCTGATCCGGCGCCAGGCCAAGGTGATGCAGGACCAGGTCGACCACCACCTGCGCCGCGCCCGCGCCGCCGCCCGCGCCGCCCACGGCCTGGGCGAACGCACCCCGGTGGGCGAGGTTCTGGACGAGATGGCCGTCATGCTGGAGCGGGTGTTCGAGGCCAAGGGCGTCGAGATCGACTGGCGCGCGCCCGACGACCTGGCCTTCCTGGGCGAGCGCCAGGACCTGCAGGAGATCTTCGGCAACCTGATCGAGAACGCGGCCAAGTGGTGCAAGCGCCGGGTGCGCATCTCGGCCGGTCCGTCCACGACGGGTCAGATGATCGCCGTGGTCGAGGACGACGGCCCCGGCCTGCCCGCCGACCAGCGCGACACGGCCCTGAAGCGCGGCACCCGCATGGACGAGGACACCCCCGGCACCGGCCTGGGCCTGTCGATCGTCGACGAACTGACCCGCGCCTACGGCGGCCGCGTCACCCTGGGCGACAGCGACATGGGCGGTCTGAAGGTGGTGCTGGAGTTGCCCGCGGCGGAGGGGTGA
- a CDS encoding response regulator transcription factor, with product MRVLLVEDDVDLSRQLKTALTDAGYAVDHAPDGEEAWFLGDTEPYDVVVLDLGLPKIDGVSVLERWRREGKATPVLILTARGAWSDKVAGFDAGADDYLTKPFHTEELLARLRALLRRSAGHAAATLACGGLRLDPRAARATVNGEPLRLTSLEYRLLHYLMMHQGRVISRTELVEHLYDQDFDRDSNTIEVFVGRLRKKIGADRIETVRGLGYRLSPLAGESDAA from the coding sequence ATGCGGGTTCTGCTTGTCGAGGACGACGTCGATCTGTCGCGCCAGCTGAAGACCGCCCTGACCGACGCCGGCTACGCTGTCGACCACGCGCCCGACGGCGAGGAGGCCTGGTTCCTGGGCGACACCGAACCCTATGACGTGGTGGTGCTGGACCTGGGGCTTCCCAAGATCGACGGCGTCTCGGTGCTGGAGCGCTGGCGCCGCGAGGGCAAGGCCACGCCCGTGCTGATCCTGACGGCGCGTGGCGCCTGGTCGGACAAGGTGGCGGGCTTCGACGCCGGGGCCGACGACTATCTGACCAAGCCCTTCCACACGGAAGAATTGCTGGCCCGCCTGCGCGCCCTGCTGCGCCGCTCGGCCGGCCATGCGGCGGCGACCCTGGCCTGCGGCGGCCTGCGGCTGGACCCGCGCGCGGCGCGCGCGACGGTCAACGGCGAACCGCTGCGCCTGACCAGCCTGGAATACCGGCTGCTGCACTATCTGATGATGCACCAGGGCCGGGTCATCAGCCGCACCGAACTGGTCGAACACCTTTACGATCAGGACTTCGACCGCGACTCCAACACCATCGAGGTCTTCGTCGGCCGCCTGAGAAAGAAGATCGGCGCCGACCGTATCGAGACCGTGCGCGGCCTGGGCTATCGCCTGTCGCCGCTGGCCGGCGAGAGCGACGCGGCCTGA
- a CDS encoding nucleotidyltransferase family protein, whose translation MTLETRLIDIVRADADLMHVLTVMRDLDLPDWRLFSGAVYQGVWNERTGRPTGYGVKDYDIGYFDSDVSWDAEDVIIKRGAAAFDPPFRDLVEVRNQARVHLWFEQKFGEPYEALTCTDDAPAQFVAPAFAVAVRLEGDDTISVAAPYGLQDVFDMVIRPNPTRGLAKGWDRVIAGVRARWPEITVIGPE comes from the coding sequence ATGACGCTTGAGACTCGCCTGATCGACATCGTCCGTGCGGACGCGGACCTGATGCACGTCCTGACCGTGATGCGGGACCTGGACCTGCCGGACTGGCGGCTGTTCTCGGGGGCGGTCTATCAGGGCGTGTGGAACGAGCGGACCGGGCGGCCGACGGGGTACGGAGTCAAGGACTACGACATCGGCTATTTCGACTCGGACGTCTCCTGGGACGCCGAGGACGTCATCATCAAGCGCGGCGCCGCCGCCTTCGATCCGCCGTTCCGTGACCTGGTCGAGGTGCGCAACCAGGCGCGGGTGCATCTGTGGTTCGAGCAGAAGTTCGGAGAGCCCTATGAGGCTCTGACCTGCACCGACGACGCCCCGGCCCAGTTCGTGGCCCCGGCCTTCGCCGTGGCTGTGCGGCTGGAGGGGGACGACACGATCAGCGTGGCCGCGCCCTATGGCCTGCAGGACGTGTTCGACATGGTGATCCGCCCCAACCCCACGCGCGGCCTGGCCAAGGGCTGGGACAGGGTGATCGCCGGCGTCCGCGCCCGCTGGCCCGAGATCACGGTGATCGGGCCAGAGTGA
- the thiD gene encoding bifunctional hydroxymethylpyrimidine kinase/phosphomethylpyrimidine kinase yields the protein MGEHDLPQAVSGRAGDDRDQKRGRVLILAGSDSGGGAGIQADIKAVTMLGGFAATAITAITIQNTLGVQGVHPLPLEVIEAQAKAVLDDIGADALKTGMLGSVEVVETVAGLIDYAAGVPAVVDPVMIAKGGSPLLEDRAVEAVRRLMVPRAALLTPNAPEAEALTGLTVADLEGQRRAGEALLRMGARAVLMKGGHVPGETVVDLLLTAEGETVLESERLDTRHTHGTGCTLASACAAGIAKGLPLPVAVAEAWAYVAEAIRRAPGLGQGHGPLDHAWPIRN from the coding sequence ATGGGCGAGCACGACCTCCCTCAAGCCGTCTCCGGCCGCGCCGGAGACGATAGGGACCAAAAAAGAGGCCGCGTCCTCATCCTGGCGGGCTCGGACTCCGGCGGCGGGGCGGGCATCCAGGCCGACATCAAGGCGGTGACCATGCTGGGCGGGTTCGCCGCCACGGCGATAACCGCGATCACCATTCAGAACACTCTGGGCGTCCAAGGCGTCCATCCCCTGCCGCTCGAGGTCATCGAGGCCCAGGCCAAGGCCGTGCTGGACGACATCGGCGCCGACGCCCTGAAGACCGGCATGCTCGGCTCGGTCGAGGTGGTCGAGACGGTCGCCGGCCTGATCGACTATGCGGCCGGCGTCCCGGCCGTGGTCGACCCCGTCATGATCGCCAAGGGCGGCTCGCCCCTGCTGGAGGATCGCGCGGTCGAGGCCGTGCGGCGGCTGATGGTCCCGCGCGCGGCCCTGCTGACGCCCAACGCGCCCGAGGCCGAGGCTCTGACCGGGCTGACGGTCGCCGATCTGGAGGGCCAGCGCCGCGCCGGCGAGGCCCTGTTGCGGATGGGCGCGCGCGCCGTCCTGATGAAGGGCGGCCATGTGCCCGGCGAGACGGTGGTCGACCTGCTGCTGACCGCCGAGGGCGAGACGGTGCTGGAGAGCGAACGGCTCGACACCCGCCATACCCACGGCACCGGCTGCACCCTGGCCAGCGCCTGCGCCGCCGGGATCGCCAAGGGCCTGCCCCTGCCGGTCGCCGTGGCCGAGGCCTGGGCCTATGTCGCCGAAGCCATCCGCCGCGCGCCCGGCCTGGGCCAGGGGCACGGTCCGCTGGATCACGCCTGGCCGATCCGCAACTGA
- a CDS encoding DMT family transporter, with translation MSWLLSFNPWVVLVVAGLFEVMWASGVKYVGVQRPLISLGVALALAASMVGLWAATQKLPVGTAYAVWTGIGAVGAAVVGIVVYGEPATAVRAVCILLIVAGIVGLKLFSGAH, from the coding sequence ATGTCCTGGCTTCTGTCTTTCAATCCGTGGGTGGTGCTCGTCGTGGCGGGCCTGTTCGAGGTCATGTGGGCCTCGGGCGTCAAATATGTCGGCGTGCAGCGGCCGTTGATCTCGCTGGGCGTGGCTCTGGCCCTGGCCGCCAGCATGGTCGGTCTCTGGGCGGCGACGCAGAAGCTGCCGGTGGGCACCGCCTATGCCGTGTGGACCGGCATCGGCGCCGTGGGCGCGGCTGTAGTCGGGATCGTCGTCTATGGCGAGCCGGCGACCGCGGTGCGGGCGGTCTGCATCCTGCTGATCGTCGCGGGCATCGTCGGGCTGAAACTGTTTTCGGGAGCGCACTGA
- a CDS encoding VOC family protein — protein MIRIALTSLSVDDQDKAERFYVDMLGFVVKHSVPMGPMRYLTVVSPADPDGVELSLEPGGQRAEVATFQAWMRQQGIPAIAFHVDDVDVEHHRLSDQGVVFTQPPAPMGPIRAAVLDDTCGNLIMLYSNPATAA, from the coding sequence ATGATCCGCATCGCCCTGACCAGCCTGTCGGTCGACGATCAGGACAAGGCCGAACGCTTCTATGTCGACATGCTGGGCTTCGTCGTGAAACACAGCGTGCCCATGGGGCCGATGCGCTATCTGACCGTGGTCTCGCCGGCCGATCCCGATGGCGTCGAGCTGTCGCTGGAGCCAGGCGGACAGAGGGCGGAGGTCGCCACCTTCCAGGCCTGGATGCGCCAGCAAGGCATTCCGGCCATAGCCTTCCATGTCGACGACGTCGACGTCGAGCATCACCGCCTGAGCGATCAGGGCGTCGTCTTCACCCAGCCGCCCGCGCCGATGGGACCGATCCGCGCCGCGGTTCTGGACGACACCTGCGGCAATCTGATCATGCTCTATTCAAACCCGGCCACCGCCGCCTGA